One Brassica napus cultivar Da-Ae chromosome C4, Da-Ae, whole genome shotgun sequence genomic region harbors:
- the LOC106392690 gene encoding uncharacterized protein LOC106392690, whose product MNKLCRGCYYTSNHSSNEYGRIIIIWKDTISVRIRHQSSQAVTCEVKIQGTAPFVYTAIYASNERSERTDLWVELLNTYQTHSLDSVPWMLGGDFNQIVHPTEHSHADVNFLSASMVKLKDCLHHMSLYDLRYQGSFFTWSNKQPDFPIAKKLDRLLINSQILNLFPNCQSFFLPGLFSDHFPCLLDLAYKTPTHGTRPFKFYNYLAKHPSFHQVVYEAWTQAGSTAWNLTVLCWKQKQIKSALKTLNRDNFSQIQIRMSEANRLLQHVQVQAMQTPTSQLFEMEKQAVERWNFLRMIEECYFKQRSRINWLKEGDLNTTYFYRVVQSRMSFNTIHSFILPSDNILTDPLDMSTHAIQHFTTILGNPLLESPLCLPPPGLVP is encoded by the coding sequence ATGAATAAACTTTGTAGAGGCTGCTACTACACTTCCAATCACTCCTCTAATGAATATGGTcggatcatcatcatctggAAAGACACTATCTCGGTTCGTATCCGACATCAATCAAGCCAAGCAGTCACTTGTGAGGTCAAGATCCAGGGTACTGCACCATTTGTGTACACAGCAATTTATGCATCTAATGAGCGATCAGAAAGAACAGACCTATGGGTAGAGCTGTTAAACACTTACCAGACTCACTCTCTCGACTCAGTTCCATGGATGTTGGGAGGTGATTTTAACCAGATAGTTCATCCTACGGAGCACTCTCATGCTGATGTAAACTTTCTCTCTGCCAGCATGGTTAAACTGAAGGACTGCCTCCACCATATGAGTTTGTATGATCTACGCTATCAGGGCTCCTTCTTCACCTGGTCTAATAAGCAACCTGATTTCCCTATTGCAAAAAAGCTTGACCGATTACTTATCAACAGCCAAATCCTAAACCTCTTTCCTAACTGTCAATCCTTCTTCCTCCCTGGCCTTTTCTCTGATCATTTCCCTTGCTTACTTGACCTTGCCTATAAAACCCCCACTCATGGTACCCGTCcctttaaattctataattacCTAGCCAAACACCCTAGTTTTCACCAAGTGGTTTATGAGGCATGGACACAAGCCGGAAGCACTGCCTGGAACCTCACAGTTCTATGCTGGAAACAAAAGCAAATAAAGAGTGccttaaaaacactaaacagaGACAACTTTTCACAAATACAGATTAGAATGAGTGAGGCTAACCGTTTGCTACAACATGTGCAGGTGCAGGCTATGCAAACTCCTACTTCTCAGCTATTTGAAATGGAGAAACAAGCGGTAGAGAGATGGAATTTTCTGAGGATGATAGAGGAGTGCTACTTTAAGCAACGATCCCGCATTAATTGGCTGAAAGAAGGTGACCTGAATACAACTTACTTCTATCGGGTGGTGCAATCACGCATGAGCTTCAACACTATTCATTCCTTTATCCTCCCCTCAGATAACATCCTAACGGATCCACTTGACATGAGTACGCATGCGATTCAACACTTTACAACAATTCTGGGTAACCCCCTCCTCGAGTCTCCATTGTGTCTACCACCGCCTGGTTTAGTTCCTTGA